From the genome of Lotus japonicus ecotype B-129 chromosome 6, LjGifu_v1.2, one region includes:
- the LOC130722791 gene encoding 5-amino-6-(5-phospho-D-ribitylamino)uracil phosphatase, chloroplastic: MDFTARASSHAISPSHPYRLQPSPFPHQLPFSKLQRLGLVKNRLVARCSSGSDELGSVNGLQFTPNKLFMQEAIGAEYGEGFETFRADGPLKVDVDYLNDKLQDGFLKRIRYAMKPDEAYGLIFSWDNVVADTRALKRKAWKQLASEEGKDIPEDGDIERLMRHAGADHVLHKLFLSDREDNELDSLKLRFSQLYYDNLLRIERPMEGLKDWLEAVSTARIPCAIVSSLDRRNMMETLERMGLNKYFQAIVTEEDGMESIAHRFLSAAVKLDRKPSKCVVFEDDPRGVAAAHNCTMMAIALIGAHPAYDLRQADLAVANFSELSVINLRRLFANNGSTFMDLQKQVIEKTPSKRKLSIDTIF, translated from the exons AAATTGCAGCGTTTGGGTTTGGTTAAGAATCGCCTCGTTGCTCGTTGCAGTTCTGGTTCTGATGAATTAGGCTCTGTTAATGGGTTGCAATTCACGCCCAATAAGCTTTTTATGCAGGAG GCTATTGGAGCTGAATATGGGGAAGGGTTTGAGACTTTTAGGGCTGATGGACCATTAAAAGTTGATGTG GACTATTTGAATGATAAATTGCAAGACGGTTTTCTTAAGCGCATACGCTATGCTATGAAGCCTGATGAGGCTTATGGTCTTATCTTCTCTTGGGACAATGTGGTG GCTGATACTCGAGCTCTGAAGAGGAAGGCATGGAAGCAGCTGGCCTCTGAAGAGG GAAAGGATATCCCTGAAGATGGTGATATTGAAAGATTGATGCGTCATGCAGGTGCTGATCATGTATTACACAAG CTTTTTCTTTCAGATAGGGAAGATAATGAGCTGGATAGTCTGAAGTTGAGGTTTTCTCAGTTATATTATGATAATCTTCTAAGA ATTGAAAGACCAATGGAGGGCCTCAAAGACTGGTTGGAAGCGGTTTCTACAGCCCGCATCCCCTGTGCTATTGTTTCAAGTCTTGATAGAAGAAATATGATGGAAACTTTGGAACGGATGGGGCTCAACAAGTATTTCCAG GCAATTGTAACAGAAGAGGACGGAATGGAGTCAATAGCTCATAGATTTCTTTCTGCCGCTGTCAAG CTGGATCGGAAACCTTCTAAGTGTGTGGTTTTTGAAGATGATCCCAGAGGAGTAGCTGCTGCACATAATTGCACTATGATGGCTATAGCATTAATTGGAGCTCATCCCGC GTATGATTTGAGGCAAGCTGATCTTGCTGTTGCTAACTTTAGTGAACTTTCTGTGATCAACCTGCGAAGATTATTTGCCAACAATGGTTCTACATTTATGGACCTGCAGAAGCAGGTTATAGAGAAAACTCCTTCCAAAAGGAAACTTTCAATAGACACCATTTTCTAA